In Salvia miltiorrhiza cultivar Shanhuang (shh) chromosome 4, IMPLAD_Smil_shh, whole genome shotgun sequence, the DNA window AAGACATTATCCATGAACCCCACTTCCCTGATTAACTCTTAGCATTAGTCAATCATCACACAACTTAAACATCGACATTTTCAAAGAATTGTTTAAAGCAATTCTTAGCCCTCCTCCTTCGACTGCGCTAGCTGGACATTTGGGAAAAATACAACATTTGGAAAAAAACTTTTGGATTTGTGATTTATGACGAGAGCATCACGAAAACTTGTAGATTGTCTTATGTTAAGATGGAGCCGTAACCCGTAATGGCACATATGTAGTTTATCCATTAGACGATGATCTATATGATACTGATTATTTCCAGTGATTTTATATAAATGATTGAGCAAATTGTTGTTTTCGTTGCAGGAACCGCAATTAACTGCTTGTGAACCTTTTGATGTATATGCAAAGCCATTTTCTCTATGATCATCACTAGAtttctgtattttttttacTGTATTTTTTCACTGTCATTGTTTACTTAAGCTTATTCTGGGCTTGGGTGGGTGGATTTTATAGAAGTGTGGATTATTGTTACTTTAAAGGATGCGTAGTTGTTCATTGTAACAATTTGCGTGACTAATTATTTTGCCATGGGTTATACAAATCATGGATAGTTCGTTGTGtttatacataaaaaattagaattttattttgtattggCCGATTTAACTTCATCATGGCAAAAGAATTTTAATAGCAATAGTCATATTATGCATTTTCCCTCCGAAAAATAAAAGAGAGCAAAATTCATCTTCCAAGAAGgcattaaaacaaataaacactACAAACTGGCAACATCAGAAGTCTTACTGCTATGGTTTAAACAACAATATCAGTCTTGCCACTGTAATTTCTCAAGAGTCCATAGAATTACATACTGTATTTCAGATTTTAACTAGCTTAACATTTGAATCTCTGATCTTCAATCGAATGGAATACTTATGCACCAATCAAAAACGAAAACTGCAATCGACCAACATATACCGATGCCAAAATCTTGAAGCTCGTCGCTTGATAAGGTGGAGCTTCTGCTATAATCACTATTTTCTTCCACCACCACTTGAACTTGACCCCAATAAGGAATGGGTATTTAATGAAGTTAGTTCCCAAAAAAATTCAACCACCTGCATCAACAGCTCGAATAATAAGAAATCGTCCATGAGATATAACAGCCATCTTTCAAGAGataacatgattcataagaacaaatttgcacacacacacaaatatacaagaaaatgaatttaataCTTGAGATGTGCGAGGAATGAGCAATGGAAGATCACCTTTACTAAAAGAAAGAATAGCTGCAGCAAATCTAATCCTCCTCCATTGGTACATCTGGAATATCAAACCTGTCTTCTTGAATTGTTTTGTTGACTACGGATAAGTGGGTTGGTGCTAAGGAGTTATGGAAAACGTAATTGTAAAAGCGACTAGGTAGAATTATCAATCAAATCTTTAAATGTCGCAAAACATCATTATGACAATCAACTGTGCAATTCCGCAAGTTTGTATCACCAAAATTCCCCAAAAAATACCTCATTTACCATATAGGACTTCACAAGTCAAATGAAATTCCTCTATAGCATAAAACAATAATTTGCTTCTAGTCATCCATATTGAGCTCAATCATAAAGACTGAACACCTTCTTTCTCACAGTGGCCAAGCACATCTCAGCCATGTTGCAACTTCgctttactttttctttttttcttttccctatTCAATAGTCATAACTGTGCAAACTAGAGGCTTACATTTAATATACAAATCAGATATATTCAAAGAATTGAAGGGGCAATTTTCTATATACATTGACGATTAAAACAAATTTCAGTTTAAAAACACTATGATTCTAAGCCATGAGTAGGTATGGAGGGTATTGTCACCAACAAGAGAAAACTAGCATGCATGTCTGAAACAAATATAAAACTCATACTACGAAGGAGAAGGGAAAGGATATATATTGACATAGGATCACTATCCTTCTCCCCACGGTTACGGCTATTATTTAGTTCTCTCAGTATTTCAGGTGTAACCTGCATCATAGAGAAAAATACAGATAATAGTATCACAAATTCCATGAATTAGAAACAAGAAAGAAATCAGTTTATCACAGGTAAGCTGATGACTTACTAGTTTATGTCTTTGCCTTTCAACTAGTGTGTTGAGATCATCTTTGTCCTCCTTTGTTAATTCATTTTTGTACCTGCACAAATTGTCTAATCAAGCAACGCTGGGAAGATTTACAATATGCAATCAAAAGAAAACTGCAATTCATTCTCAGGGAAAAATGTCAAGAGAAACTAACCTCTGTGCAAATGCAAGAAGTGATTGATGCCATATCACAGGCATTACTCTGGATTCATCATAGAATTTCATAAAATGTGCAACCAAAGCATCAAGTACACGATATGGCAATGCGTACTTCTTCTCAATTAGCAACTTGATGAAATAACTGCTCAGAACGTACAAGTTAAATTGTCTTCATAAGGATGAATGCAAATATATAGGGAAAAAGTAAATGAAGATAGAGAGCATTGCAATACAAAACACAACTTTTGAAATCAATACAATGGATTGTTTAGTAAGCAGCTAGTTCATAAGATGAGCAATGAAATATTATGATTTTCTCTTGAAAGTGAATGCAAGCTTATTGACCGCCAGTATTGAATATGTTGTGCATTTACAGAATCCCAGAAGATCATTGCATATATCTATACCTTGTTGTACCATAGTATTCCATCTCCGCAAGCTTCAATAATGCAACACTGTCATGAGTAACAGAGAAACATATCAACCAACAAATTGTGAAATATATTAGCAGATAGAAATATCACAAATTAGAGAACCAGACAAGGGAAATCGGTTGACAAGTAGTTATAAGTTTTTCTATAGAGCAGTCAGTGGGTTTTTTATTCATCCAGCTTCCAAATGTCAGGACACTCTCTCACTTTGTTGTTGACGTCTGCCAAGTGCTAATACGTAGCTAGCCCAGTTCAGCTATATGCCATGTTACGTCTAATTTTCATATCATTGTGAGGATATATCATATTCAGCTAAGTCCAACTTGCACTTATCAGCTAAACTAAAGCAAAACCTTGTTGGTTTTCTGGTGATGGCCAATGGGTCATTTCAGAAAACAAACTCATCTATGACCAGCCTATGACGTGGGTCAACATTTCAACTTCCCATTTTACAGATTAGAATCATTCATATGGAAGTGTAAAACATGTAAATGTTATTTATGATACCTTCAAGTTTATGGATATTTCTATGCTTGGAGGATTGTTCCTAGTATATATCATGGTCGAGTATGttggaaaaataatattttagtaattttcaaGTTTGAGATTCACTCTGTTATCTTTAATTTGTTCTTTGTGAAATTTCCAGCAAGTTTATGCATCTCTTTGGTGAAATGTCAGCAAGTAATTAAAAAGGCATTTTTAACAGAATGATAGCAGAGAACGCAACATTACCTAGAGTGAAGAGGAGGAATAGAAACCTTCTCAATGATGCTCCCAACTATGACAGCTTCCCTTAAACTGCATGTCTTTGACTGGAAGAAAACACACAAGGCATCATTGTTTGTATTCAAATCCAGAAATGCAGAACGAGATGTATGTTTCTTGAGAAACATTCCCAAAATAATACCGCTAGTTTCTCTAGATACTAACAAATAATGCAGTAAAACAGAGGAATCAGAGGTGACCTTGAACATAGACTAGTCGAAGGTTACGAAACCATGATAAAATCCCCAACCAAACCAAAAGCGTAGATCCACCATAGAGCAAAAGCGTACCTCGCACAAGGGAAATAAGATTCCCTTATTAAAAGCAGCTGGTTTGTAGAGAGCCTTCTTCAACGACTGGTATAAAGCAAAGTGCAGCCTCTTATTTTTCTGAATATCTTCTCTCACGCGTGGCAGCAAAACAAACTTATAGAACCGTTCCACCTTCTTAACACCCATATTAGAAGCAAAGATTCTTGTTGCTTGATACATTGCATTTGGTGACCATTTATCAGGTTCTGTCAGGTATAAAACTTCTTCCCAGAATTGCAGAGAAGGTACGTGCTTGAAAGCTTTGGGCATCTTGCCAGAGGTGTACTTGTTAAGCAGTTTACCAACCCTGCATAATACATATGCCACCCAACATCAGTAAAATCACTAGCAAGGGAGGAACAAGCAGAAATCACACTGTAGTTGGTGATTGGTGACAAGGCTATAAGCATACCCCTTGTACAGCTCAATGATGGAGTTGTCCAATTTCGGCATTGGTTGTGCTCctacacacaaacacacaacaTTCAATAAACTTGCCAATAGCAGGACACAAATTGTCATCATTTCGTAAATTGAAAAGCACCTATTTTCGTATTAGCAATACAAAATATTTCATGAGTATAATAACCCCCAACATTTTATTTTAGTACCAACTTTTGACACCCCATCCAATATGAAAGGAAGAACGGGTTAATTATCATCAGCAAATTTGAACTCATACCAGATGAAACTTGGGCATCTTTTTCCTTGATCTTCTCCACAATGATGTCAGCCAATGTTCGTTCAGGGCGATCATCTTTTGATAGAAAGGCATCCAGCAACTTTTCTTCCTCCTCATTAATATCATCCTTCATATCATAAGAGTACAATTAGCACCAAGCGATGGCTTCAACTACGCCTTCAACAAAACAAGCGTTCTGGAAAGATCTAACGACCAGCTTCACTAGATTTCGTGTTGCTTAATCACTCAATGGttgtctctctctcctcttgtTACATTCCAAACCTTTTTCTCTCTTTCACCTCTCTCTCTTAGTTATAACTATATTAATCTGACAGTCATAAACTGATTCCAAATCCACTGTTCTCAAATTTCTCAGTTTGCCTCATTCTTTAATCCatagtttttctttttatataaaaaaacaaaaaaatatatatatatatcctcatTCAGTTATATCCGCTAGCTGCTAGTAATTAAAGAGccataaaaaaaaacaagcatATTGTAAGAAATGAAGGAAGCACTCTAACAAAACATGTTGCCCATAATAAACCCGTAGGAAAAAGAGATCACTTGAGACATAAACGAAAGAGAGCAAGTCACCTCGAAATTCCACTGGCCAAATTGACTCTGGGTCTCGGAAAACCCTTCAAAATCATCAACGTCGTCATCATCGTTTTCGTTGTCTTTGAGGCCGTGAATTTGAGGAAACACAATTTTAGTGCTAGGGTTGTGGTCAGCGACATTGTTGTCGTTTTCCTCTTCTCGCCGGATCTCCTTCTGCTGTAAAA includes these proteins:
- the LOC131022111 gene encoding bystin-like isoform X2; this translates as MSKKRSRITNPEPFLPLGSDAFSTGKKRSKPPKHHQLEDKLVPSTVSSKILKEALLQQKEIRREEENDNNVADHNPSTKIVFPQIHGLKDNENDDDDVDDFEGFSETQSQFGQWNFEDDINEEEEKLLDAFLSKDDRPERTLADIIVEKIKEKDAQVSSGAQPMPKLDNSIIELYKGVGKLLNKYTSGKMPKAFKHVPSLQFWEEVLYLTEPDKWSPNAMYQATRIFASNMGVKKVERFYKFVLLPRVREDIQKNKRLHFALYQSLKKALYKPAAFNKGILFPLCESKTCSLREAVIVGSIIEKVSIPPLHSSVALLKLAEMEYYGTTSYFIKLLIEKKYALPYRVLDALVAHFMKFYDESRVMPVIWHQSLLAFAQRYKNELTKEDKDDLNTLVERQRHKLVTPEILRELNNSRNRGEKDSDPMSISTHLSVVNKTIQEDRFDIPDVPMEED
- the LOC131022111 gene encoding bystin-like isoform X1; protein product: MSKKRSRITNPEPFLPLGSDAFSTGKKRSKPPKHHQLEDKLVPSTVSSKILKEALLQQKEIRREEENDNNVADHNPSTKIVFPQIHGLKDNENDDDDVDDFEGFSETQSQFGQWNFEDDINEEEEKLLDAFLSKDDRPERTLADIIVEKIKEKDAQVSSGAQPMPKLDNSIIELYKGVGKLLNKYTSGKMPKAFKHVPSLQFWEEVLYLTEPDKWSPNAMYQATRIFASNMGVKKVERFYKFVLLPRVREDIQKNKRLHFALYQSLKKALYKPAAFNKGILFPLCESKTCSLREAVIVGSIIEKVSIPPLHSSVALLKLAEMEYYGTTSYFIKLLIEKKYALPYRVLDALVAHFMKFYDESRVMPVIWHQSLLAFAQRYKNELTKEDKDDLNTLVERQRHKLVTPEILRELNNSRNRGEKDSDPMSIYILSLLLRSMSFIFVSDMHASFLLLVTIPSIPTHGLES